Proteins from a single region of Lentisphaerota bacterium:
- a CDS encoding metalloregulator ArsR/SmtB family transcription factor has translation MSRGVMRHESMRSTLRITKALSDIQRVRILMMLRTGELCVCQIIAVLGLAPSTVSKHLSILSAAGLVDSRKDGRWAYFRLPQGAALKAVKPVLKWLREALKGDDSVVKDARDLEAALMCPPKSLSERQRKRSRQPVASVALATGWRAGQKLCLPHDVAAPGGMIGASNFFELSVAVAISLFGASSPVVLATIVGVLVEVPVMLHLVKIANRTTRWFPAARSM, from the coding sequence ATGAGTAGGGGTGTCATGCGCCATGAATCTATGCGGTCGACGTTGCGAATCACGAAGGCGCTGTCCGATATTCAGCGCGTGCGCATCCTGATGATGCTGCGGACCGGCGAACTGTGCGTCTGCCAGATCATCGCGGTGCTGGGGCTGGCGCCGTCCACAGTTTCCAAGCATTTGTCCATCCTGAGCGCGGCGGGGCTTGTGGACTCACGCAAGGACGGACGGTGGGCGTACTTCCGGTTGCCGCAGGGCGCGGCGCTCAAGGCTGTGAAACCGGTGTTGAAATGGCTCAGGGAGGCGCTTAAGGGCGACGATTCGGTTGTTAAGGATGCCAGAGATCTTGAGGCGGCTTTGATGTGTCCCCCGAAAAGTCTGAGCGAGCGCCAAAGGAAACGGTCCCGCCAGCCAGTAGCCAGTGTTGCACTGGCTACTGGCTGGCGGGCGGGACAGAAGCTCTGCCTGCCGCATGATGTCGCGGCGCCGGGCGGCATGATCGGCGCGTCCAATTTTTTTGAGCTCTCGGTGGCGGTGGCGATCTCGCTCTTCGGCGCTTCGTCGCCGGTCGTGCTGGCCACGATCGTCGGTGTGCTTGTCGAAGTCCCCGTCATGCTGCACCTGGTAAAGATTGCGAATCGGACTACCCGATGGTTTCCCGCAGCGCGGTCAATGTAA